The Terriglobus roseus region AAGGACGAGGTTTGATTTGGATGCGGTGAAGAGTGAGGACCAAAATCTACAACGAACGGGTTCACCGCCGTCGTGCTTCAACGATTTCTTGTCCTTCGTAAATTCTGTTTGCAAAATTACGACTTGATGGATACCCTCATGTCTCGACGAGGACAATTCATGTCATCGACTGCCAGGCTCTTCATCTCTTTCCTCTTTGTGGCACAGGCCACCGGCCAAGTGACGGATCTGAGGATCGAACCTCAACAAGTCGACGCTGGAAGTGCGGCGACGCTCCGCTGGAACCTCAAGGATGGTCAGGCCGCTTATATTCTTGGAGTTGGGGAGATAGCTGGCAGGGGCTCGATTCAGGTACGGCCACGACAAACCACAGCTTACACGCTACTAGTAATGTCGCAAACGGGAATAACTTCCAAGTCAGTGGAACTCGAGGTCAAAAACGCGGCGCGCGGCGACGACGACACCTGTTCACCTAGACAATCCGACTATAAGTATCCGAAGACATTTACCTCAGCGGATACGTCGATCATTTCGGCTCTAGGCAGTATTCACCGAGTGTTGCAAGATCAAATGGGCTTGGTCGTAAGCGAAATTCAGACGCCACCATTGAAGCCTCACTTCTTCTTTAGTACCAATTGCGCTATCAAGGGCAATTTGGTCTTTCCCGGTGATGCGGCAACCTTTCCGGAAGACAAACACATAGGAGCTCGAAGAGTTTCCTATCAGGTTGAAATCTCAGAATCCTCTAGCGCGCGCAATCCCGGGCAACCACCCGAGTTGGGATACAGGATAAGTACGTTCATTCAATATAGGAGAAAAATAGAATCGACTTGGCGAATCGAGCAGAATGAAACTGCATATGAGAGAGCCTCAGAGATGTTGCGGGGCTCGCTGCCATTCCTACATAACTAGGCTTCAGAGGGGAACGCAATGAAGCGTCTGTCGGCTGCATCCGCAAGAGCCATATTGGCTGCGATCTGGGCGGCGTCTTTTCTCATTAACCTCACCATAGCCCTTTGTCTCTATTTGAATCATGATATTGGGGACGATAACTTTGAAAAGCTGACGACAACGCTGAATTCGTCTTACGTTACATACTTGGCTGCAGTCATTGGATGCTATGTGATCGTCTATACCAAGAAGCCAAAGACATCACTTAATCCGGGATTGTTCGTTGTGGCTTTGGTTTCCTCTCTCCTTTGGAATGGTGTTCTGAGTGCGTTTGTCTGGCCTCTCATCTTTGAGCGGGGAACCGTTGAGGGAGCAATTAAATACATCGGTTATTTCGCCCCTTTACTTTCCTGGATTGTGGCGCCGATTTTCACTGTATTTTTTGTGAAGAATGCTACGGAGTGACATCGATGCGGCGAATCTGTCCCGAATCCTTGTTCGGAATCCTCTTCCTTGCTATATGTCTGACTTTGGCTACTCCGGTTTACGGACAGGGTGCGAAGGGATATGCAATAGTGATTGGTCTTTCCGATTACCCACTTTATCCTCAAGACCGTCAGATTCATTTCGGAAAGAACGACGCAATAGAATTCGCTAAGTACCTTAAGACTGCGCCGGGCGGCACGTTCGACACAACCTTGCTTGTTAATTCGGAGGCGACAAGATCAGGCATCCTAACCGCAATTAAAAGCGTGGGAAAGGTCGCATCCAACAATGACCTCGTCTATATATTTTTTGCGGGACACGGTGCAGTTGACGATTCGGGCCAAGCGTATTTCATGCCGTATGACGCAGACTCAAAGTTTCCGGAAGGTCTTGGCATTCGTATGGACGAACTCCTGGGGGATGTTGCAAAGAATATATCTTCAAACGTCGTATTTTTCATTGACGCATGTCATGCCGGAGCAGCGTTGCAGCCGGGGGCAAGAGGGGATGAGAATGTTGTACCAAAGCTGACTGAGGAGTGGACAAGGGCGTTCAAGTTCAAAGGTGACAATCTGCTTTCGATGGGGTTTTTCGCTGCTAGTAGTAACGAAGTGTCGTGGGAAGATTCTGTCGCGGAACACGGTCTCTTCTCCGAATATCTATTGGAGGGAATTAAGGGAGCAGCGGACACAAATCCAATGGATGGCAGGATAACCGCCCAAGAACTATTTAGATATATAGAGCTTCATGTCCAGGCCGAATCGAAACGTAGGTTCAAATCGCAAAACCCCTTACGTTCCCCAATCTGGGTTGGTGACTTTCCGTTAGCACTGTATCCACCAAACCTGAAGTCACGAGCGGAGACGTTATCGGGCCACGTCAAAGGGAATCATCCGGACGTAGCCGCGAATCAAGCTGAGTTGGCTCAAGCACACACCGAACAACGACTTGAGACGATAAGACGGGAACGTCCACTTCTCAGGCAGTTTATTCGAGAAATGCCCAAGGGAGCAGATCTGGAGACCCATAGCAGTGGATCTATCTCGCCAGAATTATGGATCGATTGGGCAGTGAAAGACGGTTTGTGCGTCGATTCCAAGACCTCTACACTTCTTCCTCCGAGCGCAACGAACCGGTCTGGGCGGCCGGTCTGTGCTGAGGGAACCGTCGCGGCAGAATCAGCTTACAACGACGTGCGACTTTATCAATCGATGGTCGATGCTTTCTCTATGCGCAAGTGGAGGCTGTCGGGTGAATCGGCATACGACCACTTCAATAACACGTTCGCTAAATTTAGCGGGGCCAGTCGATCCCTCGGACGGATTTTAGCGGAGATGTCCAAGCGGGCGGTCAGCCAACACGAAATTTACCAAGAGATTCTCGTCACGCCTTCGATTCCAGTGGCGATGCTCCGTTATCTCAACTCCAATAGTGTGTTGAGCGATAACCCAAGCATTGAGGAGCTGGCACGCGTTCACAAGTTACTTAAAGAGAATGGCCTTGTAGAAGGTATGGCGGAGGCGATCGAGAAAGTTAACGAAGCAGAATCAGAACGGGATACTATTTTGCGTTGCAAATCTTCCACACCTGATCCAGCTTGTTCAGTTAAGCAAAGGTATCAATATCAGGTTCTCAGATCATCAATCACGTCTCAAGTGTACCCGCAAATGGTAATGGCGTTTGAGGTGGCATCTGTCGACCCACGGTTTATAGGAATTGGTGTTGCTCAGCCGGAAGGGACCTATCATTCAATCCACGATTTTCAGCCGCAGATGCGGATGTTTGGATACCTACACACAATGTATCCTCTCGTTCGCATTGGCATCTCAGCCGGTCAATTGAGTGATGCATATTCGGACTTGTCCGATAGTTCTCATATTAGGGACGCAATTGAGATCGGGAAGGCCTCGAGGATCTCTCATGGGACATCATTGCAATATGAACAAAATCCTGAAGAACTTCTAAGATTTCTCAAAGAGAGGAAAGTTCCGATCGTCATAATGTTAACCAGCGACGATCTTCTCTTGGACGTGAAAGGAGAAGATCATCCTTTTCGTTGGTATTTAGAGAGAGGAGTTCTTCTTGCACTTTCCACTAGCGATGAAGGCGTTCTAGGAACTAATCTCACGCAAGAGTTCGCACGTGCCGTAGAATCCTACGGTTTGAGTTATGGCGAACTTAAGACACTGGCACGAAACAGTCTCACTGTAAGCTTCTTGGCCGGTGAGAGCCTTTGGGCAACACCTTATCAGGCGATCACAGTAAAGGACTGCGAGGGCGATATTCCGGGAGCTCCAAATCCTTCTATCAGCTGTGCTCAATTCCTTAGCAAGAGCGATAAGGCCAAGCTTCAATGGCAACTTGAAAGCCAGCTTCTGAAATTCGAAGCTAGTTTTTAGCCGACGCATAATCTTCCGATTGGATTGGTATATCAACTGCGCCTAGCAGTGTTGTGGGACATTGGAAGCTAAATCGAATTTATCCCTGCCTTCGCTCGGCATGAATTCGCGTGCTAATATTACAAATTTCACGCGTCCAGGAGATATCAAGTGCGAAGCTTTGTTACCGCTTTCTACATCGCCTCAAATAGGTTCGAGCTTGATGTCTGTATCCGCCGAATGGAAGCTAAGATGAAGACCCGCAGGAAAACCTTCGGTTCCGGCAATGAGGAGGAGTAATGCTGGAAGATGATGCCGCGACCCCCTGAAAACGTTCCTGATGCTTAGCTGATCCGATCGAGACGGAGAGGGAATTTTCTGAGGGTGAGTGTGCCAGTCACCGATGAAGAGAAGACCCTCCTTAAACATTTCATTGATCTCATTTTGCTCTTTTGTGTGATCAGGAATGTAGCCATAGCGAGTCCGATGATCGGTCGGTCTCGGGCCAGTTGCTCTCAGAATGGAAATGCAAGAAGGACTGATACGTGCGAAAAGCTGGCCTCCGGCCTCATTGGCAAAAGGGGATGTTTGCTGATGCTGCACTATGTGGTTCAGGACGCAAGGGCTGATGGAGAGTTGCTGATCCCAATCTGGGATTCGGAAATGGAGCTTTCGTCGATACTTTTTGAGGAACAGGCAGGACACTGCTCATTTTTCTCCCAGTTGATTTCAGTTTGCAAGCCACCAGTTGCCCGCTCTGCATATCCTTCAATCCAATTGGGGTTCCATTCTCCCCCCGCGCTCTTGAGAAAAGCAGTCGTCGTCTGTGAAACGCGATGCACTGAACGCTTTGCGGGATCAATTAAGGCCTCAATCGCAAGGCCGGATGCCAGCGAAATAGTAGCCTGGAGTTCAATGAAGCCGTAAGGCTGGAAAACGGCCCCACAAGCGGGCTCCGTCAGTTCTCCGTCCCGCGAATCCGTCCAGATTGTCACATTCGTCTTCAATGCACCCTCTGTCGTCATGCCGCATTGTAAGCATGGCGATTGCGCGCAGAGAAGCACCGCATGACCGGCACAGGCGTGCGGTTCGGTCCAGGTAAAAATCAAAGGCGCGTCAATCTCACCGCGAATCCTCTGCGCGTTGAGAAGGTTCTCTGCCGTCCAATTGGCCGTGGCACTGATGATGAGCGATGCGCTTTGCAGTATTTCTAAATGCCTGAAGATGAACTCTTGATAGCTGAGATCGAATCCACGTACGGTCGCGTGAGGATGATCGCGTTGCAGCCTGCCCGCCATTCCGATCGCTTTATTCGTGCCGATGGATTCAGCGCCAAGTGGATGACGGCCAGTGTTTGCAGCCGTCAAAGCTTCTGGATCGATTATGTCGATACGTCCAACGCCTGCCTTCGTAAGTTGCTCCGCGATCGGTGCGCCCACAGAACCACAACCAATAACGATGACGTGCTTGAGCGCGAGAACTGGCTGATGCGGGTCGTGCCCACGTCCGTGAATCCAGTTTGCATCGACGCGGTCGATTCGAAGGCGTTGGGCCTTTACTGAAGACGAGAAGAGTCGCGCGGCAACAACCGCTTGCGGCATCTTGCCCTTCCTGAACCCATTCAAAGTTCCGTGCTTCCGAAATGTTCTGATCTCCGGAGTTTGTGGAGGCTGAGAAGAGACAGCTGCGAAACAGGGGCCGTTAGCTCCAGTGGCACCCAGAACAAAGTAATAGGTTGACAGCTTGAGACGACTAAAGCGCTCCAGAAGCTCTTTGCCGTTGGAGACCATTCGGGCCAATGCCACTAAGTCGCTTGCTGAGCGAGGGAATTGATTTGGGAGAAGGACCTCTGGGAGCCAGAGTAGGCACGCAGGGACAGTCTTATCGAATTGGGGCTTGTTGCCCCACCGATGGCGCTGCCAAGTTAGAACCTGTGCTTCGGACTCACCAACGATGCTCCGTGTCTCTCCCGGCCAAATACGGACAAATCTACTCGGAGCATTCGCATTGAGCAGGCTGAAGACCGATGCCGCATCATCCTCAAGACTGAAGTTCCAATAGGAGTAGAACTCCGCTTGAAAGTCTTCCAGGTTCAGACCGAGTTCACCCCGGCGAATTAGATCGACGACCTGCCCCAAGAGAACGCCGAGAACATCAGCCGGTTCGTTGGGCCGTAAAATGCGGTTCGTTCGCCGAAGACAGAGATTCCCATCTGGTTCGACATGAGGCCATGAGGGAAAAGTTGGGACATCGGCCAGAAGGAACTTAGGTAGGGAGTACGGGAACTGGTGATCTACGATGACATGGCAGCGATAGACATTCTCTTCCGGCTGTACATAGAACTCCCAGCCCTCAATTGGTTCACGCGGGGCGTGTTTATTCAGTTCAGCTTTGGAGAGGCGACGTGCACACCAAGTTGAGGTTAAGAAGGCATCCGCTTTCGCAATGCCTTCCTCCTGCATTCGCCGTGCGATGCCTTCAGGCATACCTGCTATCTCCGCCTTTGGAGACAGGCTCCGATGATGCGGCTTTTCGTGCGATTTCATCCACCAGAGACTTTGTCATAACGTACGGCGCTTCAACGACCGCGCCACGGACAGACTTCTTTAGTTTTTGGTCCATGACCGTGAATTCAAGTGGCTCAGGGGTCTTCTCATTGGGGCTTTCCCCCGTGCAAAAGAACTCGCCTTTTGCGTCACTTATAATGCCCTCGTATTCCTTCTTAGCCGCATGCGAAGGGGGATCGCACTCGTCGTCCTTTATCGGGCAACTGCTGGACACAATACGTCCTCCGTCACGAATCTGAGACAAGGCGTTCTTCGCATCGGTAGAGACCTTGGCTTTGTCGCCGAGTTCAGAACGGCTGTCCCAGGAGAGCGTGTGCCACGAGCAATGATGGGGAGTTTCGAGCAAATCGTACTCTAGGATAGCGGGTGTATTTTTGTGTTTTGCCCATAGCTTTTCCCAGATGAGAACCTCGGCATCACCGCCATTGATGTAGTTCTTGATCGTTTTACGTGCTCCGCTATCAGCAAGCTCCATGTTGATGATGACGCTTGAGTGATTCTTGCGGAGCTTTTCTTCTTCCTCGTCATCGTCGGACTTCGGAAGTGGCGCCAGAAGCCGCGCCTTGAAAAGTTTGCTTGTTACCCCATTGACCTTCGTGATGTCTTCGTCGATCTTGACGACGATCTCCAGAATGTCGTCTGTCTTACCGTTTTCATCTTCTCCAAGAATCTGAATGCGGTCACCCTCGTCAATACCTGCGCACTTCTTGGTGCGAGCGATCTCTACGCGGCGTTTTGCCTCTGAATTGAAGGCCGTAGCGTCATCACACAGTTTGTGGTCAGCACTCGCCCGTCGGAAAACGATAGGAGAAGACCATATTTCCTGAATCAGGATGTGCTTTTCCTTGTCGGCTTTCTTGTCATCGGCGTAGTCGGCAGGCTTACCGAGATGGAAGTGGTTCTCGATACCGCGGCAATGGTCTTGGTCGGGGTGAGTTAACAGGAAAACGTCAACAAACGGGCGCCCAGCTTTGTCCTTCTTGAGCCGCGCGCGAAGGTCCTTAGCAACGTCTCGCGTGCTGTCTTTGGGGTCGTCAGCCGCCGCTGTGATGTTGCAATCAATCAAGATTGTTCGGCCATCGTCAAGGGTGACCAGA contains the following coding sequences:
- a CDS encoding caspase family protein produces the protein MRRICPESLFGILFLAICLTLATPVYGQGAKGYAIVIGLSDYPLYPQDRQIHFGKNDAIEFAKYLKTAPGGTFDTTLLVNSEATRSGILTAIKSVGKVASNNDLVYIFFAGHGAVDDSGQAYFMPYDADSKFPEGLGIRMDELLGDVAKNISSNVVFFIDACHAGAALQPGARGDENVVPKLTEEWTRAFKFKGDNLLSMGFFAASSNEVSWEDSVAEHGLFSEYLLEGIKGAADTNPMDGRITAQELFRYIELHVQAESKRRFKSQNPLRSPIWVGDFPLALYPPNLKSRAETLSGHVKGNHPDVAANQAELAQAHTEQRLETIRRERPLLRQFIREMPKGADLETHSSGSISPELWIDWAVKDGLCVDSKTSTLLPPSATNRSGRPVCAEGTVAAESAYNDVRLYQSMVDAFSMRKWRLSGESAYDHFNNTFAKFSGASRSLGRILAEMSKRAVSQHEIYQEILVTPSIPVAMLRYLNSNSVLSDNPSIEELARVHKLLKENGLVEGMAEAIEKVNEAESERDTILRCKSSTPDPACSVKQRYQYQVLRSSITSQVYPQMVMAFEVASVDPRFIGIGVAQPEGTYHSIHDFQPQMRMFGYLHTMYPLVRIGISAGQLSDAYSDLSDSSHIRDAIEIGKASRISHGTSLQYEQNPEELLRFLKERKVPIVIMLTSDDLLLDVKGEDHPFRWYLERGVLLALSTSDEGVLGTNLTQEFARAVESYGLSYGELKTLARNSLTVSFLAGESLWATPYQAITVKDCEGDIPGAPNPSISCAQFLSKSDKAKLQWQLESQLLKFEASF
- a CDS encoding ThiF family adenylyltransferase; this translates as MPEGIARRMQEEGIAKADAFLTSTWCARRLSKAELNKHAPREPIEGWEFYVQPEENVYRCHVIVDHQFPYSLPKFLLADVPTFPSWPHVEPDGNLCLRRTNRILRPNEPADVLGVLLGQVVDLIRRGELGLNLEDFQAEFYSYWNFSLEDDAASVFSLLNANAPSRFVRIWPGETRSIVGESEAQVLTWQRHRWGNKPQFDKTVPACLLWLPEVLLPNQFPRSASDLVALARMVSNGKELLERFSRLKLSTYYFVLGATGANGPCFAAVSSQPPQTPEIRTFRKHGTLNGFRKGKMPQAVVAARLFSSSVKAQRLRIDRVDANWIHGRGHDPHQPVLALKHVIVIGCGSVGAPIAEQLTKAGVGRIDIIDPEALTAANTGRHPLGAESIGTNKAIGMAGRLQRDHPHATVRGFDLSYQEFIFRHLEILQSASLIISATANWTAENLLNAQRIRGEIDAPLIFTWTEPHACAGHAVLLCAQSPCLQCGMTTEGALKTNVTIWTDSRDGELTEPACGAVFQPYGFIELQATISLASGLAIEALIDPAKRSVHRVSQTTTAFLKSAGGEWNPNWIEGYAERATGGLQTEINWEKNEQCPACSSKSIDESSISESQIGISNSPSALAS
- a CDS encoding Mov34/MPN/PAD-1 family protein codes for the protein MSCLFLKKYRRKLHFRIPDWDQQLSISPCVLNHIVQHQQTSPFANEAGGQLFARISPSCISILRATGPRPTDHRTRYGYIPDHTKEQNEINEMFKEGLLFIGDWHTHPQKIPSPSRSDQLSIRNVFRGSRHHLPALLLLIAGTEGFPAGLHLSFHSADTDIKLEPI